In the genome of Hymenobacter taeanensis, one region contains:
- a CDS encoding putative DNA modification/repair radical SAM protein, which translates to MNERIQEKLSILADAAKYDVSCSSSGGKRKNENKGLGNAEGMGICHSYTEDGRCVSLLKILLTNHCIFDCAYCVSRKSNDVKRAAFTVEEVVDLTMNFYRRNYIEGLFLSSGIFSSPDYTMERLVRIIKKLRTEHNFNGYIHVKAIPGASEELIQEAGLYADRLSVNIELPSEMSLTALAPEKNYQEILTPMAQIRDGIQQNKEEKALFKKVPQFATAGQSTQLIVGASAENDHQIIQLTDSLYKGYGLKRVYYSGYIPVTDDARLPQLTQPPLIREHRLYQTDWLMRFYGFQADEILDPEHPFLDLEVDPKLAWALRNRHVFPVDINTADYEMILRIPGVGARSAKRIVAARRFAPITLDHLQKFGVVLKRARYFITCRGQALEKRDYDEQTIRRQILFGAGSVRSALVTQQLDLFAQAS; encoded by the coding sequence ATGAACGAGCGTATCCAGGAAAAGCTAAGTATTTTGGCAGATGCCGCGAAGTACGATGTATCGTGCTCTAGCAGCGGCGGAAAGCGCAAAAACGAGAACAAGGGCCTGGGCAATGCTGAAGGCATGGGCATCTGCCACAGCTATACCGAGGACGGTCGTTGCGTGAGCCTGCTGAAAATCCTGCTCACCAATCACTGTATTTTCGATTGCGCCTACTGCGTGTCAAGAAAGAGCAACGATGTAAAGCGCGCCGCCTTTACCGTGGAGGAAGTGGTGGACCTGACCATGAACTTCTACCGCCGCAACTACATTGAGGGGTTGTTCCTGAGCAGTGGCATTTTCTCCTCGCCCGATTATACGATGGAGCGCCTCGTGCGCATCATTAAGAAGCTGCGCACCGAGCATAATTTCAATGGCTACATTCACGTGAAAGCCATTCCGGGTGCTTCGGAGGAGTTGATTCAGGAAGCCGGCTTGTACGCCGACCGCCTGAGCGTGAATATTGAGCTGCCTTCGGAGATGAGCCTCACGGCACTGGCTCCTGAGAAGAACTACCAGGAAATTCTGACGCCCATGGCGCAGATCCGCGACGGCATTCAGCAGAATAAGGAGGAAAAGGCCTTGTTTAAGAAGGTGCCCCAGTTTGCCACGGCTGGCCAGAGCACTCAGCTTATTGTAGGGGCCTCCGCCGAGAATGACCACCAGATCATTCAGCTCACTGACTCGCTGTACAAAGGCTATGGATTGAAGCGAGTGTACTACTCAGGCTACATCCCCGTGACCGACGATGCCCGCCTGCCCCAGCTCACGCAGCCGCCCCTTATTAGGGAGCACCGCCTCTACCAGACCGATTGGCTCATGCGCTTCTACGGCTTCCAGGCCGATGAAATTCTGGACCCTGAGCATCCTTTCCTCGACCTGGAGGTAGACCCCAAGCTGGCCTGGGCCCTACGCAACCGCCACGTGTTCCCGGTAGATATTAATACCGCCGACTACGAGATGATTCTGCGCATTCCGGGGGTGGGTGCCCGTTCTGCCAAGCGCATTGTAGCCGCTCGCCGGTTTGCCCCAATCACCCTCGACCACCTGCAGAAATTTGGCGTGGTACTCAAGCGTGCCCGCTATTTTATTACGTGCCGCGGTCAGGCCCTGGAAAAGCGCGACTACGATGAGCAGACTATCCGTCGCCAGATTCTGTTTGGAGCCGGCTCAGTACGCTCAGCGCTGGTTACGCAGCAGCTAGATCTGTTTGCCCAAGCCAGCTGA